The following are encoded in a window of Citrobacter freundii genomic DNA:
- a CDS encoding Bor family protein: protein MKKLMMALVAAVALSGCAQQTFKINNGIAEKPTQEVKQSFFVHGIGQSQTIDAALVCGGADKVIRTEVQESGMDVFLRIITIGIYTPREARVYCAK from the coding sequence ATGAAAAAGTTAATGATGGCATTAGTGGCAGCTGTAGCGTTATCAGGTTGTGCACAGCAAACCTTTAAAATAAATAACGGCATTGCCGAAAAACCGACCCAAGAGGTCAAACAGAGCTTTTTTGTTCACGGCATAGGCCAGTCGCAAACTATTGATGCAGCACTTGTTTGTGGTGGTGCAGACAAAGTTATCCGTACCGAAGTACAGGAATCGGGAATGGATGTTTTCTTGCGTATTATTACTATCGGTATCTACACACCTCGTGAGGCGAGAGTGTATTGCGCTAAATAA
- the yejM gene encoding LPS biosynthesis-modulating metalloenzyme YejM → MVTHRQRYREKVSQMVSWGHWFALFNILLAMVLGSRYLFVADWPTTLAGRVYSYLSVVGHFSFLVFAAYLLILFPLTFIVMSQRLMRFLSAILATVGMTLLLIDSEVFTRFHLHLNPIVWELVINPDQNETARDWQLMFISVPIILLIEMLFATWSWQKLRSLTRRRHFAKPLAAFFFVSFIASHVVYIWADANFYRPITMQRANLPLSYPMTARKFLEKHGLLDAQEYQRRLIEQGNPEAVSVQYPLSDLRYRDMGTGQNVLLITVDGLNYSRFEKQMPALAEFAGQNISFTRHMSSGNTSDNGIFGLFYGVSPSYMDGILASRTPAALISALNQQGYQLGLFSSDGFTSPLYRQALLSDFSMPSVQTQSDEQTANQWINWLGRYAQEDNRWFSWVSFNGTNIDDSNQKNFAKRYANAAQDVDANINRVLGALRDSGKLNNTVVIITAGRGVPLSQDENRFDWSRGHLQVPLIIHWPGTPAQRINSLTDHTDLMTTLMQRLLHVSTPANEYSQGQDLFNATRRHYWVTAADSSTMAITTPEMTLVLNNNGNYQTYDLRGEKIKDQKPQLSLLLQVLTDEKRFIAN, encoded by the coding sequence ATGGTAACTCATCGTCAACGCTACCGTGAGAAAGTCTCCCAGATGGTTAGCTGGGGGCACTGGTTCGCCTTGTTCAACATTCTGTTGGCCATGGTGCTCGGTAGTCGTTACCTGTTTGTCGCCGACTGGCCGACAACGCTTGCAGGTCGTGTTTATTCTTATCTGAGCGTTGTCGGGCATTTTAGCTTCCTGGTGTTTGCCGCCTATTTGCTGATCCTGTTCCCCCTGACGTTTATCGTCATGTCCCAGAGGCTGATGCGATTCTTATCAGCCATCCTGGCGACCGTGGGCATGACGCTGCTGTTGATTGACAGCGAAGTGTTCACCCGTTTCCACCTGCATCTCAATCCGATTGTCTGGGAACTGGTCATTAACCCCGATCAGAACGAAACGGCGCGTGACTGGCAGCTGATGTTCATCAGCGTGCCGATTATTCTGCTAATAGAAATGTTGTTTGCGACCTGGAGCTGGCAAAAGCTGCGCAGCCTGACGCGTCGCCGTCATTTCGCGAAACCTTTAGCCGCTTTCTTTTTCGTATCGTTCATCGCATCGCATGTGGTGTACATCTGGGCGGACGCCAATTTCTATCGGCCGATCACTATGCAGCGCGCAAACCTGCCGCTGTCTTACCCAATGACAGCGCGTAAGTTTCTGGAAAAACATGGTTTGCTGGATGCGCAAGAGTATCAGCGCCGCCTGATCGAACAAGGTAATCCGGAAGCGGTCTCCGTGCAGTATCCGCTTAGCGATTTACGCTATCGTGATATGGGTACCGGCCAGAACGTCCTGCTGATCACCGTAGACGGTCTGAACTACTCGCGCTTTGAAAAACAGATGCCAGCCCTGGCGGAATTTGCCGGGCAAAATATTTCCTTCACGCGCCATATGAGTTCCGGTAATACCTCCGATAACGGTATTTTTGGCCTGTTCTATGGCGTGTCGCCAAGCTATATGGACGGCATTCTGGCAAGCAGAACGCCTGCCGCGCTGATCTCTGCCCTAAATCAACAAGGTTATCAGTTAGGGTTATTCTCCTCTGATGGCTTTACCAGCCCGCTCTATCGCCAGGCGCTGCTGTCAGACTTCTCCATGCCAAGCGTGCAGACACAATCTGACGAACAAACGGCGAACCAATGGATCAACTGGCTGGGCCGCTACGCGCAGGAAGATAACCGCTGGTTCTCATGGGTCTCCTTTAACGGGACTAACATTGATGACAGCAACCAGAAGAACTTTGCTAAACGCTACGCCAACGCGGCTCAGGACGTAGATGCGAACATTAACCGCGTTCTGGGCGCCCTGCGTGATTCGGGTAAGCTCAACAACACGGTGGTGATTATTACCGCCGGTCGGGGTGTCCCACTGTCGCAGGATGAGAATCGCTTCGACTGGTCGCGCGGTCATCTTCAGGTTCCACTGATAATTCACTGGCCGGGTACACCCGCTCAGCGCATTAATAGCCTGACCGATCATACCGACCTGATGACCACGCTGATGCAGCGACTGCTGCACGTCAGCACACCGGCAAACGAATATTCGCAAGGCCAGGATTTGTTTAATGCCACGCGACGCCACTATTGGGTAACGGCCGCCGACAGCAGCACAATGGCGATTACCACTCCAGAAATGACGCTAGTGCTCAACAACAACGGTAATTACCAGACCTATGATTTACGCGGCGAGAAGATTAAAGATCAGAAACCACAGCTGAGCTTACTGCTACAGGTTCTGACGGATGAGAAACGTTTTATTGCTAACTGA
- a CDS encoding YejL family protein, protein MPQISRYSDEHVEQLLNEMLNVLEKHKAPTDLSLMVLGNMVTNLINTSVAPAQRQAIANSFARALQSSINDDQAH, encoded by the coding sequence ATGCCACAAATTTCCCGCTATAGTGACGAACACGTTGAACAATTGCTGAATGAAATGCTCAACGTACTGGAAAAACATAAGGCACCGACCGATCTTTCCCTGATGGTACTGGGAAACATGGTCACTAACCTTATCAATACAAGCGTCGCACCGGCCCAGCGCCAGGCGATTGCGAATTCATTTGCCCGCGCATTGCAGTCTTCGATAAACGACGACCAAGCGCACTAA
- the yejK gene encoding nucleoid-associated protein YejK, producing the protein MSLDINQIALHQLIKRDEQNLELVLRDSLLEPTATVVEMMAELHRVYSAKNKAYGLFSEESELAQTLRLQRQGEEDFLAFSRAATGRLRDELAKYPFADGGIVLFCHYRYLAVEYLLVAVLNNLSSMRVNENLDINPTHYLDINHADIVARIDLTEWETNPESTRYLTFLKGRVGRKVADFFMDFLGASEGLNAKAQNRGLLQAVDDFTAEAQLDKAERQNVRQQVYSYCNEQLQAGEEIELESLSKELSGVSEVSFSEFTADKGYELEESFPADRSTLRQLTKFAGSGGGLTINFDAMLLGERIFWDPATDTLTIKGTPPNLRDQLQRRTSGGK; encoded by the coding sequence ATGAGTCTGGATATCAACCAGATTGCCCTGCACCAGCTTATCAAGCGTGATGAGCAGAACCTTGAGCTGGTCTTGCGCGATTCATTACTGGAGCCGACGGCGACCGTTGTCGAGATGATGGCTGAGCTGCATCGGGTATATAGCGCCAAGAATAAAGCCTATGGCCTGTTTAGCGAAGAGAGCGAACTGGCGCAAACGCTGCGTTTGCAGCGTCAGGGCGAAGAGGATTTTCTGGCGTTCAGTCGTGCTGCAACCGGGCGTCTGCGCGATGAGCTGGCGAAGTATCCGTTTGCTGACGGCGGCATCGTGCTGTTCTGTCATTACCGTTACCTGGCGGTAGAGTATCTGCTGGTGGCGGTGCTGAACAACTTAAGCAGCATGCGCGTGAATGAAAATCTGGATATCAACCCGACGCACTATCTGGATATCAATCATGCTGATATCGTGGCGCGTATTGATTTAACCGAGTGGGAAACCAACCCGGAGTCCACGCGGTATCTGACGTTCCTGAAAGGAAGGGTAGGACGTAAAGTTGCCGATTTCTTTATGGATTTCCTCGGGGCCAGCGAAGGACTGAATGCGAAAGCGCAAAACCGTGGCCTGCTGCAGGCGGTAGACGACTTCACTGCCGAAGCTCAACTGGATAAAGCTGAACGCCAGAACGTGCGTCAGCAGGTTTATAGTTACTGTAACGAGCAGCTTCAGGCTGGTGAAGAGATTGAACTGGAGTCCCTGTCAAAAGAACTTTCCGGCGTCAGCGAAGTCAGCTTCAGTGAATTTACCGCGGATAAAGGCTATGAGCTGGAAGAGAGCTTCCCGGCAGATCGCAGCACGCTGCGTCAGTTAACCAAGTTTGCCGGTAGCGGCGGTGGGTTAACGATCAATTTCGACGCCATGCTGCTGGGCGAACGCATTTTCTGGGATCCGGCGACGGACACCTTAACCATTAAAGGTACGCCGCCTAACCTGCGCGATCAGTTGCAGCGTCGTACTTCTGGCGGGAAATAA
- the rplY gene encoding 50S ribosomal protein L25: MFTINAEVRKEQGKGASRRLRTANKFPAIIYGGAEAPIAIELDHDSIMNMQAKAEFYSEVLTIVVDGKEVKVKAQAVQRHPFKPKLAHIDFVRA; encoded by the coding sequence ATGTTTACTATTAACGCTGAAGTACGTAAAGAGCAGGGTAAGGGTGCGAGCCGCCGCCTGCGTACCGCTAACAAGTTCCCGGCAATCATCTACGGTGGCGCAGAAGCCCCGATTGCTATCGAACTGGATCACGATTCAATCATGAACATGCAAGCTAAAGCTGAATTTTACAGCGAAGTTCTGACCATCGTTGTTGACGGTAAAGAAGTTAAAGTTAAAGCTCAGGCTGTACAGCGTCACCCGTTCAAGCCGAAACTGGCTCACATCGACTTCGTTCGCGCGTAA
- a CDS encoding DEAD/DEAH box helicase yields the protein MTFTLRPYQQEAVDATLNHFRHHRAPAVIVLPTGAGKSLVIAELARVARGRVLVLAHVKELVAQNHAKYCALGLEADIFAAGLKRKESHGKVVFGSVQSVARNLEAFQGEFSLLIVDECHRIGDDEESQYQQILTHLTHVNPHLRLLGLTATPFRLGKGWIYHFHYHGMVRGDEKALFRDCIYELPLRYMIKHGYLTPPERLDMPVVQYDFSRLQAQSNGLFSEADLNHELKKQQRITPHIISQIVEFAQTRKGVMIFAATVEHAKEIVGLLPADDAALITGDTPGAERDVLIEDFKAQRFRYLVNVAVLTTGFDAPHVDLIAILRPTESVSLYQQIVGRGLRLSPGKTDCLILDYAGNPHDLYAPEVGAPKGKSDNVPVQVFCPACGFANTFWGKTTADGTLIEHFGRRCQGWFEDDDGHREQCDFRFRFKNCPQCNAENDIAARRCRACDTILVDPDDMLKAALRLKDALVLRCSGMVLQNGQDEKGEWLKITYYDEDGADVSERFRLHTPAQRTAFEQLFIRPHTRTPGIPIRWITAADILAQQALLRHPDFVVARMKGQYWQVREKVFDYEGRFRRAHELRG from the coding sequence ATGACTTTTACACTTCGCCCTTACCAACAAGAAGCCGTGGATGCCACGCTCAACCATTTTCGCCACCACCGCGCACCTGCGGTCATCGTCCTGCCAACCGGGGCGGGTAAAAGCCTGGTGATTGCTGAACTGGCGCGTGTGGCGCGTGGGCGCGTATTAGTGCTGGCGCATGTGAAGGAGTTGGTCGCACAGAATCATGCCAAATATTGTGCGTTGGGGCTGGAAGCCGATATCTTTGCCGCTGGCCTGAAGCGTAAAGAGAGCCACGGTAAAGTGGTTTTCGGCAGCGTACAGTCGGTGGCACGTAATCTGGAAGCGTTTCAGGGTGAATTTTCCCTACTCATCGTCGACGAGTGCCATCGCATTGGTGACGACGAAGAGAGCCAGTATCAGCAAATTCTGACTCACCTGACCCACGTCAACCCTCACCTACGCCTGCTCGGACTGACCGCTACGCCTTTCCGCCTCGGTAAAGGCTGGATTTACCATTTTCATTATCACGGTATGGTGCGCGGCGATGAAAAAGCGCTTTTTCGCGACTGTATTTATGAGCTGCCGCTGCGCTACATGATTAAGCACGGCTATCTGACGCCGCCAGAGCGCCTCGACATGCCGGTCGTCCAGTATGACTTCAGCCGCCTGCAAGCACAAAGTAACGGTTTGTTCAGCGAAGCTGACCTCAACCATGAGCTGAAAAAACAGCAGCGGATAACACCGCATATCATCAGCCAGATTGTCGAATTTGCCCAGACGCGTAAAGGCGTCATGATATTTGCGGCTACCGTGGAGCACGCGAAAGAGATTGTTGGTCTGCTGCCCGCAGACGATGCCGCACTGATCACCGGTGACACGCCTGGCGCAGAGCGAGATGTGTTGATTGAGGATTTCAAAGCCCAGCGCTTTCGCTATCTGGTCAACGTAGCGGTGCTGACCACCGGGTTTGACGCCCCACATGTCGATCTCATTGCGATCCTGCGCCCCACCGAGTCCGTAAGCCTGTACCAACAAATCGTCGGACGTGGGCTACGCCTATCGCCGGGAAAAACGGATTGTCTGATCCTCGACTACGCGGGTAATCCTCACGATCTGTATGCCCCGGAAGTGGGTGCGCCGAAGGGCAAAAGCGACAACGTTCCGGTACAGGTATTCTGCCCGGCCTGCGGGTTTGCTAACACCTTCTGGGGTAAGACCACAGCCGATGGCACGCTGATCGAACACTTTGGCCGTCGCTGTCAGGGTTGGTTTGAAGATGATGACGGTCACCGTGAACAATGTGACTTCCGCTTTCGTTTTAAAAACTGCCCACAGTGCAATGCTGAAAATGACATTGCCGCTCGCCGCTGTCGGGCATGCGATACCATACTGGTCGATCCGGACGATATGCTGAAAGCAGCGCTCAGGCTCAAAGATGCGCTGGTCCTGCGCTGCAGCGGTATGGTGTTACAAAACGGCCAGGATGAAAAAGGCGAATGGCTGAAGATTACCTATTATGACGAGGATGGCGCCGACGTCAGCGAACGATTTCGTTTGCACACCCCCGCTCAACGTACCGCCTTTGAACAGCTGTTTATTCGCCCACACACCCGCACGCCCGGCATCCCTATACGCTGGATAACCGCCGCCGACATCCTGGCGCAGCAGGCGCTGTTACGCCATCCCGATTTTGTGGTCGCTCGCATGAAAGGTCAGTACTGGCAGGTACGTGAAAAGGTCTTTGATTATGAAGGCCGCTTCCGACGGGCACATGAATTGCGCGGTTAA
- the rsuA gene encoding 16S rRNA pseudouridine(516) synthase RsuA codes for MRLDKFIAQQLGVSRAIAGREIRGNRVTVDGEIVRNSAFKLLPEHDVEYDGNSLAQQNGPRYFMLNKPQGYVCSTEDPDHPTVLYFLDEPVAHKLHAAGRLDIDTTGLVLMTDDGQWSHRITSPRHHCEKTYLVTLESPVAEDTAEQFTRGVQLHNEKDLTKPAVLEVITPTQVRLTISEGRYHQVKRMFAAVGNHVVELHRERIGAIKLDDDLAPGEYRPLTEEEIASVNVTPR; via the coding sequence ATGCGACTTGATAAATTTATCGCTCAGCAACTCGGCGTCAGCCGCGCTATTGCCGGGCGTGAAATCCGTGGTAACCGCGTTACCGTCGATGGCGAAATCGTCAGAAATAGCGCCTTTAAACTGCTGCCAGAACATGACGTCGAATACGACGGTAATTCACTGGCTCAGCAAAATGGCCCGCGCTATTTTATGCTCAACAAGCCTCAGGGCTATGTGTGCTCCACGGAAGACCCGGATCATCCGACAGTGCTTTATTTCCTCGATGAACCTGTTGCTCACAAGCTGCATGCGGCAGGGCGTCTGGATATCGACACCACCGGGCTGGTACTGATGACCGATGACGGTCAGTGGTCACACCGCATCACCTCCCCGCGTCACCATTGTGAGAAAACCTATCTGGTGACGTTAGAGTCGCCGGTGGCGGAAGATACCGCCGAACAGTTTACCCGTGGTGTACAGTTGCATAACGAAAAAGATCTGACAAAACCGGCGGTGCTGGAAGTGATTACGCCAACCCAGGTGCGCTTGACCATTAGCGAAGGGCGCTATCATCAGGTTAAGCGTATGTTTGCCGCCGTTGGCAACCATGTTGTGGAACTGCACCGTGAGCGAATCGGCGCCATCAAACTGGATGACGATCTTGCGCCCGGCGAATACCGCCCCTTGACTGAAGAAGAAATCGCCAGCGTTAACGTAACCCCTCGTTAA